One window from the genome of Aminivibrio pyruvatiphilus encodes:
- a CDS encoding (2Fe-2S) ferredoxin domain-containing protein, whose translation MTDKKIRSLDDLRKLKEKTGDLTSARSEDDKVKIIIGMGTCGIAAGAREIMNAVLKELETRNLHNVAVETTGCIGMCQNEPLLDVIRPGEPRITYCLVAPADVARIISEHVVNGRIVQDKLFGRAD comes from the coding sequence ATGACCGACAAAAAGATTCGCAGCCTGGACGACCTCCGGAAGCTCAAGGAAAAAACCGGAGACCTTACGTCCGCCCGGTCCGAGGATGACAAGGTCAAGATCATCATCGGAATGGGCACATGCGGCATCGCGGCAGGGGCGCGGGAAATAATGAACGCCGTCCTGAAGGAACTCGAGACGAGAAACCTGCACAACGTGGCAGTTGAAACAACGGGCTGCATCGGCATGTGCCAGAATGAACCGCTTCTTGACGTGATTCGTCCCGGCGAGCCGAGGATAACCTACTGCCTTGTGGCACCTGCGGATGTGGCCAGGATCATATCTGAACACGTGGTGAACGGCCGCATTGTTCAGGACAAGCTCTTCGGCAGAGCCGACTGA
- a CDS encoding ATP-binding protein, translating into MLEDLSHHILDIAENGVNAGAGEISVEIDDSGGRLLLSVKDNGRGMTEETVKTVVNPFYTTRTERRVGLGLPFLKQLAELCGGTFSIVSEPGRGTEVTATFLKSSIDLPPLGDVPSTLVTLFIGNPDIAWKYTHRRNGKEFTVDSMELREALGGGNPFLEPALALGVREFIETNIDELYA; encoded by the coding sequence ATGCTCGAAGACCTGTCCCACCATATCCTCGACATTGCGGAAAACGGGGTGAACGCCGGAGCCGGTGAAATATCGGTTGAAATAGACGATTCCGGCGGAAGGCTCCTTTTATCCGTGAAGGACAACGGGCGGGGCATGACGGAAGAAACCGTGAAAACCGTGGTGAACCCCTTCTATACAACGAGAACGGAACGAAGAGTGGGACTTGGTCTTCCATTTCTCAAGCAGCTTGCTGAACTGTGCGGAGGAACCTTTTCCATCGTATCGGAACCCGGCAGGGGGACGGAAGTGACAGCCACCTTCCTGAAGTCGTCCATTGATTTGCCCCCTCTTGGCGACGTTCCTTCGACCCTCGTGACCCTTTTTATTGGAAATCCGGATATTGCATGGAAATATACCCACCGGCGGAACGGGAAAGAATTCACGGTGGACAGCATGGAGCTCAGGGAAGCCCTCGGGGGAGGAAACCCCTTTCTTGAACCTGCGCTCGCCCTGGGTGTCAGGGAATTTATCGAAACGAACATTGATGAACTGTACGCATAA
- the nuoE gene encoding NADH-quinone oxidoreductase subunit NuoE: MVVGTQQDARSLVRDITAPWKGKPGGVIPVLQETQKQIGYLSREAMEAISEELSVPLAELYGVATFYAQFHLKPRGRHVIRVCRGTACHVRGSAKIMDRLMSMLGVQENGTTEDLRFTLEPVACLGCCGLAPVVMIDEDTHGRLTDDPAKLQAFLDDYS, from the coding sequence ATGGTTGTCGGAACACAGCAGGACGCGCGGTCTTTGGTGCGGGACATTACGGCGCCGTGGAAGGGAAAACCGGGCGGTGTCATACCCGTTCTGCAGGAGACGCAAAAGCAGATAGGTTACCTTTCCCGCGAGGCAATGGAGGCTATTTCCGAAGAACTGTCTGTGCCTCTGGCGGAACTTTACGGAGTGGCCACGTTCTACGCCCAGTTCCATCTTAAGCCCAGGGGGCGTCACGTCATCAGGGTGTGCAGGGGAACAGCGTGCCATGTCCGGGGAAGCGCCAAGATCATGGACAGACTCATGTCCATGCTGGGCGTTCAGGAAAACGGCACCACCGAAGATCTCCGCTTTACCCTCGAACCGGTTGCCTGTCTTGGATGCTGCGGTCTGGCCCCCGTCGTCATGATTGACGAGGACACCCACGGAAGGCTTACGGACGATCCGGCGAAACTTCAGGCATTTCTCGACGATTATTCCTGA